In one window of Canis aureus isolate CA01 chromosome 25, VMU_Caureus_v.1.0, whole genome shotgun sequence DNA:
- the LOC144297594 gene encoding heterogeneous nuclear ribonucleoprotein A1-like, translated as MSKSESPKEPEQLWKLFIRGLSSKTTDESLRSHCEQWGALMDCVVMRDPNTKHSRGFGFATYTTREEVDAVMNARPHKMDGRVVEPKRAVSREDSQRPGAHLTVKKIFVGGIKEDTEEHHLKDYFFEQYEKIEVIEIMTGRGSGKKRGFAFVTFDDHDSVDKIVIQKCHPVNGHDHEVRKALSKQEMASASSSQRSRSGSGNFGGGRGGGFGGNDNFGHGGNFSGRGGFGGSRGGGGYGSSGDGYNRFGNDGSNFGGGGSYNDFGYYKNQSSNFGPMKGGNLGGRSSGPFGGGGQYFAKLRNQGGYGGSRSSSSYGNGRRF; from the coding sequence atgtctaagtcagagtctcctAAAGAGCCTGAGCAGCTGTGGAAGCTCTTCATCAGGGGTTTGAGCTCCAAAACAAccgatgagagtctgaggagccattgTGAGCAATGGGGAGCGCTTATggactgtgtggtaatgagagaccccaacaccaagcactccagaggctttgggttcgCCACATACACCACCAGGGAGGAGGTGGATGCAGTCATGAATGCAAGGCCACACAAGATGGATGGAAGAgttgtggaaccaaagagggctgtctcccgagaagattctcaaagacctggtgcccacttaactgtgaaaaagatttttgttggtggcattaaagaagacactgaagaacatcatctaaaagattatttttttgaacagtatgagaaaattgaagtgattgagatcatgactggccgaggcagtggcaaaaagagaggttttgcttttgtgacatttgatgaccatgattctgtagacaagattgtcattcaaaaatgcCATCCTGTGAATGGCCACGACcatgaagtaaggaaagccctatcaaagcaagagatggctagtgcttcgTCCAGCCAAAGAAgccgaagtggttctggaaactttggtggtggtcgtggaggtggttttggtgggaatgacaactttggtcatggagggaacttcagtggtcgaggtggcttcggtggcagtcgaggtggtggtggatatggtagcagtggggatggctataacagatttggtaatgatggaagcaactttggaggtggcggaagctataacgattttggctattacaaaaaccaatcctcaaattttggacccatgaaaggaggaaatcttggaggcagaagctctggccccttTGGTGGTGGAGGACAATACTTTGCCAAACTacgaaaccaaggtggctatggtggttccaggagcagcagcagctatggcaatggcagaaggttttaa